A region from the Vigna radiata var. radiata cultivar VC1973A unplaced genomic scaffold, Vradiata_ver6 scaffold_234, whole genome shotgun sequence genome encodes:
- the LOC106753110 gene encoding uncharacterized protein LOC106753110, translating into MSKEYSCYSLTCRRNKTPICHYGQISVMRTANTMKNRGKHFWGCSKYKNGVQDAGCNFFKWCTDVGSEYSGRYVKSEGKKETLVSSEELESTRKMIVKIQKSMFFLEKCMKGLILLVCFLCVKDDFSFNVSENGMIRCNLICFNVI; encoded by the exons ATGTCAAAGGAGTACTCTTGCTATTCGTTGACATGCAGAAGGAACAAAACCCCTATTTGCCATTATGGACAGATATCTGTGATGAGAACTGCGAACACTATGAAGAATCGAGGCAAGCATTTTTGGGGATGCTCCAAGTATAAG AATGGTGTTCAAGATGCTGGttgcaacttcttcaaatggtgCACAGATGTTGGAAGTGAGTACAGTGGTCGTTACGTGAAGAGCGAAGGGAAGAAAGAAACTTTGGTTAGCAGTGAAGAATTGGAGAGTACTAGAAAAATGATAGTTAAGATACAGAAATCAATGTTCTTTCTTGAAAAGTGTATGAAGGGGTTGATATTGttggtttgttttttatgtgtcaAAGATGATTTTAGTTTCAATGTTAGTGAGAATGGGATGATTCGCTGTAATCTGATATGTTTTAATGTAATCTGA
- the LOC106753142 gene encoding E3 ubiquitin-protein ligase RHF2A isoform X3, with protein MEGAGMEGNNISDDSSKSEAHLTSAAAFVEGGIQDACDDACSICLEAFCDSDPSTVTSCKHEFHLQCILEWCQRSSQCPMCWQPISLKDPTSQELLEAVERERNFRINPPRNATIFHHPTLGDFELQHLPVGASDADLEERIIQHLAAAAAMGRARHIARREGQRNRSSAQGRPHFLVFSTHPNSPPMAPTSSSPSQRGDDEATPTIAVANLSPSPATGEQSSQLTLVAPVQEEQVSASGSGSSALGTEHQGSSYNNRRSPNQSSPSSQDRAGPSELQSFSESLKSKLNAVSSRYKESISKSTRGWKERWFSRNNAMSDIGSDVRREVNAGIATVSRMMERLETRDSNRSNINSAPSSSSS; from the exons ATGGAG GGTGCTGGGATGGAAGGGAATAATATCAGTGATGACAGTAGTAAGTCTGAGGCGCATTTGACTTCCGCCGCTGCTTTTGTGGAGGGTGGAATTCAGGACGCTTGTGATGATGCCTGCAGCATATGCCTTGAAGCCTTCTGTGACAGTGATCCTTCCACG GTTACCAGTTGCAAGCATGAGTTTCATCTTCAGTGCATTCTCGAATG gtGTCAAAGAAGCTCCCAGTGCCCCATGTGTTGGCAACCTATCAGTCTCAAAGATCCAACAAG CCAAGAATTACTTGAGGCAGTGGAAAGAGAGCGAAACTTTAGGATCAATCCACCTAGAAATGCCACAATATTTCATCATCCCACACTGGGGGATTTTGAGTTACAACAT TTGCCAGTTGGAGCTAGTGATGCTGATCTTGAAGAGCGTATAATCCAACACTTAGCTGCGGCAGCAGCAATGGGAAGAGCACGACACATTGCTAGAAGGGAAGGGCAGAGAAACAGGTCATCAGCTCAAGGTCGCCCacactttttagttttttcgACTCATCCTAATTCGCCTCCCATGGCTCCTACTTCTTCCTCTCCATCTCAGAGGGGAGATGATGAAGCAACTCCTACTATTGCTGTTGCCAATCTGTCTCCATCTCCTGCAACAGGAGAACAATCATCACAACTGACTTTAGTTGCTCCTGTTCAAGAAGAGCAGGTCTCTGCTTCAGGATCTGGATCTAGTGCTCTTGGTACAGAACATCAGGGATCATCTTACAACAATAG GAGATCTCCTAATCAGTCATCTCCAAGTAGTCAAGACAGAGCAGGTCCATCAGAATTGCAGTCATTTTCAGAGTCTCTGAAATCTAAACTGAATGCTGTGTCATCAAG GTACAAGGAGTCAATTTCCAAGAGTACACGAGGGTGGAAGGAGAGATGGTTTTCTCGTAACAATGCTATGTCTGATATTGGATCTGATGTTAGGCGAGAAGTTAATGCAGGGATTGCAACTGTGTCCCGCATGATGGAACGGCTGGAGACCAGAGACAGTAATAGAAGCAATATTAATTCAGCTCCAA GTTCCAGTTCGAGTTAA
- the LOC106753142 gene encoding E3 ubiquitin-protein ligase RHF2A isoform X2, with amino-acid sequence MMPAAYALKPSVTVILPRLPVASMSFIFSAFSNGTKIPALEYVNANDSRALYQQPISCCSFKCQRSSQCPMCWQPISLKDPTSQELLEAVERERNFRINPPRNATIFHHPTLGDFELQHLPVGASDADLEERIIQHLAAAAAMGRARHIARREGQRNRSSAQGRPHFLVFSTHPNSPPMAPTSSSPSQRGDDEATPTIAVANLSPSPATGEQSSQLTLVAPVQEEQVSASGSGSSALGTEHQGSSYNNRRSPNQSSPSSQDRAGPSELQSFSESLKSKLNAVSSRYKESISKSTRGWKERWFSRNNAMSDIGSDVRREVNAGIATVSRMMERLETRDSNRSNINSAPSNLEDDSVQGPNDQALTGTEGGGLLGDNNTKASCAAGSSSS; translated from the exons ATGATGCCTGCAGCATATGCCTTGAAGCCTTCTGTGACAGTGATCCTTCCACG GTTACCAGTTGCAAGCATGAGTTTCATCTTCAGTGCATTCTCGAATG GCACGAAAATTCCAGCCCTTGAGTATGTCAATGCCAATGACTCTCGGGCCTTATATCAACAACCAATTTCATGCTGTTCCTTCAA gtGTCAAAGAAGCTCCCAGTGCCCCATGTGTTGGCAACCTATCAGTCTCAAAGATCCAACAAG CCAAGAATTACTTGAGGCAGTGGAAAGAGAGCGAAACTTTAGGATCAATCCACCTAGAAATGCCACAATATTTCATCATCCCACACTGGGGGATTTTGAGTTACAACAT TTGCCAGTTGGAGCTAGTGATGCTGATCTTGAAGAGCGTATAATCCAACACTTAGCTGCGGCAGCAGCAATGGGAAGAGCACGACACATTGCTAGAAGGGAAGGGCAGAGAAACAGGTCATCAGCTCAAGGTCGCCCacactttttagttttttcgACTCATCCTAATTCGCCTCCCATGGCTCCTACTTCTTCCTCTCCATCTCAGAGGGGAGATGATGAAGCAACTCCTACTATTGCTGTTGCCAATCTGTCTCCATCTCCTGCAACAGGAGAACAATCATCACAACTGACTTTAGTTGCTCCTGTTCAAGAAGAGCAGGTCTCTGCTTCAGGATCTGGATCTAGTGCTCTTGGTACAGAACATCAGGGATCATCTTACAACAATAG GAGATCTCCTAATCAGTCATCTCCAAGTAGTCAAGACAGAGCAGGTCCATCAGAATTGCAGTCATTTTCAGAGTCTCTGAAATCTAAACTGAATGCTGTGTCATCAAG GTACAAGGAGTCAATTTCCAAGAGTACACGAGGGTGGAAGGAGAGATGGTTTTCTCGTAACAATGCTATGTCTGATATTGGATCTGATGTTAGGCGAGAAGTTAATGCAGGGATTGCAACTGTGTCCCGCATGATGGAACGGCTGGAGACCAGAGACAGTAATAGAAGCAATATTAATTCAGCTCCAAGTAATTTAGAGGATGATTCAGTTCAAGGACCTAATGATCAGGCTTTAACTGGCACTGAAGGGGGCGGTCTTTTGGGAGACAATAACACAAAAGCTTCTTGTGCTGCAGGTTCCAGTTCGAGTTAA
- the LOC106753142 gene encoding E3 ubiquitin-protein ligase RHF2A isoform X1 gives MEGAGMEGNNISDDSSKSEAHLTSAAAFVEGGIQDACDDACSICLEAFCDSDPSTVTSCKHEFHLQCILEWCQRSSQCPMCWQPISLKDPTSQELLEAVERERNFRINPPRNATIFHHPTLGDFELQHLPVGASDADLEERIIQHLAAAAAMGRARHIARREGQRNRSSAQGRPHFLVFSTHPNSPPMAPTSSSPSQRGDDEATPTIAVANLSPSPATGEQSSQLTLVAPVQEEQVSASGSGSSALGTEHQGSSYNNRRSPNQSSPSSQDRAGPSELQSFSESLKSKLNAVSSRYKESISKSTRGWKERWFSRNNAMSDIGSDVRREVNAGIATVSRMMERLETRDSNRSNINSAPSNLEDDSVQGPNDQALTGTEGGGLLGDNNTKASCAAGSSSS, from the exons ATGGAG GGTGCTGGGATGGAAGGGAATAATATCAGTGATGACAGTAGTAAGTCTGAGGCGCATTTGACTTCCGCCGCTGCTTTTGTGGAGGGTGGAATTCAGGACGCTTGTGATGATGCCTGCAGCATATGCCTTGAAGCCTTCTGTGACAGTGATCCTTCCACG GTTACCAGTTGCAAGCATGAGTTTCATCTTCAGTGCATTCTCGAATG gtGTCAAAGAAGCTCCCAGTGCCCCATGTGTTGGCAACCTATCAGTCTCAAAGATCCAACAAG CCAAGAATTACTTGAGGCAGTGGAAAGAGAGCGAAACTTTAGGATCAATCCACCTAGAAATGCCACAATATTTCATCATCCCACACTGGGGGATTTTGAGTTACAACAT TTGCCAGTTGGAGCTAGTGATGCTGATCTTGAAGAGCGTATAATCCAACACTTAGCTGCGGCAGCAGCAATGGGAAGAGCACGACACATTGCTAGAAGGGAAGGGCAGAGAAACAGGTCATCAGCTCAAGGTCGCCCacactttttagttttttcgACTCATCCTAATTCGCCTCCCATGGCTCCTACTTCTTCCTCTCCATCTCAGAGGGGAGATGATGAAGCAACTCCTACTATTGCTGTTGCCAATCTGTCTCCATCTCCTGCAACAGGAGAACAATCATCACAACTGACTTTAGTTGCTCCTGTTCAAGAAGAGCAGGTCTCTGCTTCAGGATCTGGATCTAGTGCTCTTGGTACAGAACATCAGGGATCATCTTACAACAATAG GAGATCTCCTAATCAGTCATCTCCAAGTAGTCAAGACAGAGCAGGTCCATCAGAATTGCAGTCATTTTCAGAGTCTCTGAAATCTAAACTGAATGCTGTGTCATCAAG GTACAAGGAGTCAATTTCCAAGAGTACACGAGGGTGGAAGGAGAGATGGTTTTCTCGTAACAATGCTATGTCTGATATTGGATCTGATGTTAGGCGAGAAGTTAATGCAGGGATTGCAACTGTGTCCCGCATGATGGAACGGCTGGAGACCAGAGACAGTAATAGAAGCAATATTAATTCAGCTCCAAGTAATTTAGAGGATGATTCAGTTCAAGGACCTAATGATCAGGCTTTAACTGGCACTGAAGGGGGCGGTCTTTTGGGAGACAATAACACAAAAGCTTCTTGTGCTGCAGGTTCCAGTTCGAGTTAA
- the LOC106753126 gene encoding uncharacterized protein LOC106753126 has protein sequence MTPHSFHSPPPLPMARQQKVLRRSPPVTRCREGCRAGEVAGNATAACAAVCCCVPCTVMDVVVLAAYKVPAGLVRKAMHKRKRRQLQKKNKKTEALLDHRPDGVSGLDDVSGPRPSLEENLSEDVAEDTSKLEEEMWAQFNGTGFWRSDSQRLEQQRQQPTAECHCQAQ, from the coding sequence ATGACCCCTCACTCTTTTCACTCGCCGCCGCCGCTCCCCATGGCACGCCAGCAGAAGGTCCTGCGCCGCTCCCCGCCGGTGACCAGGTGCCGGGAGGGCTGCCGTGCAGGAGAGGTCGCAGGAAATGCAACTGCGGCGTGCGCCGCCGTGTGCTGCTGCGTACCTTGCACAGTGATGGACGTGGTTGTGCTTGCGGCGTACAAGGTCCCCGCCGGTCTCGTGAGGAAGGCCATGCACAAGAGGAAGCGACGCCAGTTgcagaagaagaacaagaaaacAGAGGCTCTCTTGGATCACCGGCCCGATGGTGTTTCTGGGCTCGATGATGTTTCTGGGCCCAGGCCCTCTCTGGAGGAAAACCTCTCGGAAGACGTGGCGGAGGACACTAGCAAGCTGGAGGAGGAGATGTGGGCCCAGTTTAACGGAACGGGCTTCTGGAGAAGCGATTCTCAGCGCCTCGAACAACAACGACAACAACCCACTGCGGAATGCCACTGCCAGGCCCAATGA